A single region of the Nocardioides aquaticus genome encodes:
- a CDS encoding YczE/YyaS/YitT family protein has product MRSTTTVPARPRATVRPGLADLGPIEQLRAGRLGRRLVQLTVGLALFGVSVALMVDAGLGAMPWDVLHVGVAGNGPLSVGQVIVIASFVVLLLWIPLREKPGLGTFANAVLVGVTADLTLRVLPASNDLLWRVPEMLLGIVLCAAAGALYIGSQLGRGPRDGLMTGLNRRTGLSLRLVRTGLEVTVVVLGLLLGGVAGVGTVLYALAIGPLTQLMLPRATVELPPPDRTARPA; this is encoded by the coding sequence ATGCGCAGCACCACCACCGTTCCCGCCCGTCCTCGGGCCACCGTTCGCCCCGGCCTGGCCGACCTCGGCCCGATCGAGCAGCTGCGCGCCGGTCGTCTCGGGCGTCGCCTGGTGCAGCTGACCGTCGGGCTCGCGCTCTTCGGCGTCTCGGTCGCCCTGATGGTCGACGCCGGGCTGGGCGCGATGCCGTGGGACGTCCTGCACGTCGGGGTCGCCGGCAACGGGCCGCTCAGCGTCGGGCAGGTCATCGTGATCGCCAGCTTCGTGGTCCTGCTGCTGTGGATCCCGCTGCGGGAGAAGCCCGGGCTGGGCACCTTCGCCAACGCCGTCCTGGTCGGCGTCACGGCCGACCTCACGCTGCGGGTGCTGCCCGCGAGCAACGACCTGCTCTGGCGCGTCCCCGAGATGCTGCTCGGCATCGTGCTGTGCGCCGCGGCGGGAGCGCTCTACATCGGCTCCCAGCTCGGCCGCGGACCCCGCGACGGCCTGATGACGGGCCTCAACCGGCGGACGGGCCTGTCGTTGCGGCTGGTGCGCACCGGCCTCGAGGTCACCGTGGTCGTGCTCGGGCTGCTGCTCGGCGGCGTCGCCGGCGTCGGCACGGTGCTCTACGCGCTGGCGATCGGCCCGCTCACCCAGCTGATGCTGCCCCGGGCGACCGTGGAGCTGCCCCCGCCCGACCGCACGGCCCGTCCCGCCTGA